The Pedobacter mucosus genome window below encodes:
- a CDS encoding tagaturonate reductase codes for MILNKENLANISGEKVTKPTAEMLELPEKVIQFGTGVLLRGLPDYFIDKANQNGIFNGRIVVVKTTSKAGVDDFADQNNLYTLCVKGIEDGVAVEEYTINSSISRVLSATSEWAEILKTAHQPEMKVVISNTTEVGIVKSEDKITDSPPQSYPGKLLAFLHERYKAFNGSVESGMVIVPTELISDNADKLKEILLDLTIQNKLGWDFENWLRTANYFCKTLVDRIVPGRLPAEAQKAIEDELGYKDGLMIMAEPFRLWAIESASEKVKEVLSFATADKGIFIVPSIDKFKELKLRLLNGTHTINCGLAILAGFHTVKESMANEEFSNHVLKLMKNEIAPVVVNEDITFDEAIAFAESVIDRFSNPFLDHQWQAITLNFTSKMQMRNMPLIRKYYALKNEVPQLTALGIAAYIIIMNVTKDGDNYITNVNGKTFPVQDEFAEVLHSYWKDPATVVDNTLGDRRLWDKNLNNYPGFNAAVKSYVESLQNKGARETLSNLQSETTN; via the coding sequence ATGATTTTAAATAAAGAAAACTTAGCAAACATTAGCGGCGAGAAGGTTACTAAACCTACCGCAGAAATGTTGGAGTTGCCAGAAAAGGTAATTCAATTTGGAACAGGTGTTTTACTTCGTGGCTTGCCAGATTATTTTATTGATAAAGCAAATCAAAATGGAATTTTTAACGGTAGAATTGTTGTCGTAAAAACAACTTCGAAAGCTGGCGTAGATGATTTTGCTGATCAAAATAATTTATATACGCTGTGTGTTAAAGGCATTGAAGACGGTGTAGCCGTTGAAGAGTACACAATTAACTCCTCAATTAGTCGTGTTTTATCGGCAACATCTGAATGGGCGGAGATTTTGAAAACAGCGCATCAGCCAGAAATGAAAGTTGTAATTTCAAATACAACTGAAGTTGGAATTGTTAAAAGTGAAGATAAAATTACCGATAGCCCACCGCAATCTTATCCAGGCAAATTACTGGCGTTTTTACATGAACGTTATAAAGCATTTAATGGATCAGTTGAAAGCGGAATGGTTATCGTGCCAACTGAATTAATTAGTGATAATGCTGATAAATTAAAAGAGATTTTACTTGATTTAACCATTCAAAATAAATTAGGTTGGGATTTTGAAAATTGGTTAAGAACAGCAAATTACTTTTGCAAAACCTTAGTTGATAGAATTGTTCCAGGCCGACTTCCTGCTGAAGCTCAAAAAGCAATAGAGGATGAATTAGGTTATAAGGATGGTTTAATGATTATGGCCGAGCCGTTCAGATTATGGGCAATCGAATCAGCCAGTGAAAAAGTAAAGGAAGTTTTATCATTTGCAACTGCTGATAAAGGCATTTTCATCGTTCCGTCTATTGATAAATTTAAGGAGCTAAAACTTCGTTTGTTAAATGGAACCCACACCATTAATTGCGGATTAGCCATTTTAGCAGGTTTCCATACGGTTAAAGAATCTATGGCGAATGAAGAATTTTCTAATCATGTTTTAAAATTGATGAAAAATGAAATTGCGCCTGTGGTAGTTAATGAAGATATTACTTTTGATGAAGCAATCGCGTTCGCGGAAAGTGTAATCGATCGTTTCAGCAATCCATTTTTAGATCATCAGTGGCAAGCCATTACGCTAAATTTCACTTCGAAAATGCAAATGCGTAACATGCCATTGATAAGAAAATATTACGCTTTAAAAAACGAAGTTCCACAACTTACGGCTTTAGGCATCGCTGCTTACATCATTATCATGAACGTAACTAAAGATGGTGATAATTACATCACGAATGTAAATGGCAAAACATTTCCAGTTCAGGATGAATTTGCCGAAGTTTTACATAGCTATTGGAAAGATCCGGCAACTGTGGTTGATAATACTTTGGGAGATAGACGCCTTTGGGATAAAAACCTAAATAACTATCCTGGATTTAATGCTGCTGTCAAAAGTTATGTAGAATCATTGCAAAACAAAGGTGCAAGAGAAACTTTGAGTAACTTGCAGTCAGAAACAACAAATTAA
- a CDS encoding UxaA family hydrolase produces MITRILKIHPNDNVLVALQNLAKGETVIYDGHEYILQDDINAKHKFFMQDMNVGDHIMMYGVLVGKSQHFIPKGGLMNTENTKHASDPYEFKPYHYEWHAPDVSKYEGRTFNGYIRNDGRVGTANYWLFIPTVFCENRNLDVIREALHNELGYAVTDKYKSYAHHLVEAYKNGEILAEADPSSIGLANPISNRVFKNVDGIKFLNHQGGCGGTRQDAAVLSKLLAAYADHPNVAGVTVLSLGCQNLQVKDFMDDLKQRSPNFDKPLFVFEQQQSQSEEQLVKEAIRKTFIGLTEINKVERAPAPLSKLVLGVKCGGSDGFSGISANPAVGYTSDLLVALGGTVLLAEFPELCGAEQQLIDRTKDETAARKFIELMTAYSRAADNAGSGFYMNPSPGNIKDGLITDAIKSTGAAKKGGTSPVEDVLDYTEAATKPGLNLVCTPGNDVEATTGKAAAGATLILFTTGLGTPTGNPVCPTIKVSTNNALTKRMGDIIDINCGPVIEGEKTIEQMGEDILEYCIKAASGEVIPKAVLLNQDDFIPWKRGVSL; encoded by the coding sequence ATGATTACAAGAATTTTAAAAATTCATCCTAATGATAACGTGCTTGTTGCCTTGCAAAATCTGGCAAAAGGAGAAACGGTTATTTATGACGGACACGAATATATTTTACAGGACGACATAAACGCCAAGCATAAATTTTTTATGCAGGATATGAATGTTGGCGACCACATTATGATGTATGGTGTTTTAGTGGGAAAATCTCAACATTTTATCCCGAAAGGTGGTTTAATGAATACCGAAAACACTAAACATGCATCTGATCCGTATGAGTTTAAGCCTTATCATTACGAATGGCATGCGCCTGATGTTTCTAAATATGAAGGAAGAACTTTTAACGGATACATTAGAAATGATGGACGCGTTGGAACCGCAAACTATTGGTTATTTATCCCGACCGTTTTTTGTGAAAATAGAAATTTAGATGTTATTCGCGAAGCTTTACATAATGAGTTGGGCTACGCTGTAACCGATAAATACAAATCATATGCCCATCATTTAGTTGAGGCTTATAAAAACGGCGAAATTTTAGCGGAAGCTGATCCAAGTTCTATTGGTTTAGCAAACCCAATTTCAAACCGTGTTTTCAAAAATGTAGATGGAATTAAGTTTCTAAATCACCAAGGTGGATGCGGCGGCACGCGTCAGGATGCTGCAGTTTTAAGCAAGCTTTTGGCCGCTTATGCTGATCATCCAAATGTTGCCGGTGTTACCGTTTTAAGTTTAGGATGCCAAAATCTTCAGGTTAAAGATTTCATGGACGATTTGAAGCAACGTTCTCCAAACTTCGATAAACCATTATTTGTTTTCGAGCAACAACAATCGCAAAGCGAAGAACAGCTGGTTAAAGAAGCCATTAGAAAAACATTTATCGGTTTAACTGAAATTAACAAAGTTGAACGTGCTCCTGCACCATTAAGCAAATTGGTTTTAGGCGTTAAATGTGGCGGAAGCGATGGCTTTAGTGGCATCAGTGCAAACCCTGCGGTAGGTTATACTTCTGATTTGTTAGTTGCACTTGGCGGAACAGTTTTATTAGCAGAATTCCCAGAGCTTTGTGGTGCTGAACAACAATTAATTGATCGCACAAAAGACGAAACTGCAGCCCGAAAATTTATAGAATTAATGACCGCTTATAGCCGAGCAGCAGATAATGCAGGCTCTGGTTTTTATATGAATCCTTCACCTGGTAATATAAAAGATGGTTTAATTACTGATGCAATTAAAAGTACAGGTGCTGCTAAAAAAGGCGGAACATCGCCTGTTGAAGATGTTTTAGATTATACTGAAGCCGCAACAAAACCTGGTTTAAATTTAGTTTGTACACCTGGAAACGATGTAGAAGCAACTACCGGAAAAGCTGCAGCTGGCGCAACTTTAATACTTTTTACAACAGGTTTGGGTACACCAACAGGAAACCCAGTTTGCCCAACAATTAAAGTTTCTACCAATAATGCCTTAACAAAACGCATGGGCGATATTATTGATATCAATTGCGGACCAGTTATCGAAGGCGAAAAAACCATCGAGCAAATGGGCGAAGATATTTTAGAATATTGTATCAAAGCTGCAAGTGGAGAAGTGATTCCGAAAGCTGTATTGCTTAATCAGGATGATTTTATTCCTTGGAAAAGAGGGGTTAGTCTTTAA
- the uxaC gene encoding glucuronate isomerase, translating to MKSFLDENFLLQSKTAETLYHDFAKSLPIIDYHNHLIPEQIANNTQFENITQVWLAGDHYKWRAMRANGVDEKYITGDASDFEKFEKWAETVPFTLRNPLYHWTHLELQRYFGITEILSGKTARKIYDECSAKLQTPEYSVRGLLAKMNVEAVCTTDDPLDSLNFHQQLANEGATIKMLPAFRPDKAMNSDDVAGLNEYIDKLEGVVDKTISKFQDYIDALKSRHDYFAANGCAVSDHGLEQIYAEDYTDEEISLIFDKIRSKQTISHEENLKFKSAMLIYFAEWDHEKGWVQQYHLGALRNNNARMLRQLGPDTGWDSIGDFSQARMLSKFLNRLDNQDKLAKTIIYNLNPADNELIATMIGNFNDGSIAGKVQFGSAWWFLDQKDGMIKQLNALSNMGLLSRLVGMLTDSRSFLSFPRHEYFRRIVCNLFGDDIENGELPNDIEWVGKIVQDISYFNAKNYFKF from the coding sequence ATGAAATCTTTTTTAGACGAAAATTTTCTTTTGCAAAGCAAAACAGCTGAAACGTTGTATCACGATTTTGCAAAATCGTTACCAATTATCGATTATCACAATCATTTAATTCCTGAGCAAATTGCAAATAATACGCAATTTGAAAATATCACACAAGTTTGGCTTGCTGGCGATCATTACAAATGGAGAGCCATGCGTGCGAACGGTGTTGATGAAAAATACATTACTGGAGATGCATCAGACTTCGAGAAGTTTGAGAAATGGGCCGAAACCGTTCCCTTTACTTTACGCAATCCGTTATACCATTGGACACACTTAGAATTGCAGCGTTATTTCGGAATTACTGAAATTCTTTCCGGTAAAACAGCCCGCAAAATCTATGATGAATGTTCGGCAAAACTGCAAACTCCAGAATATTCGGTTCGTGGATTATTGGCCAAAATGAACGTTGAAGCCGTTTGTACTACTGATGATCCTTTAGATAGTTTAAACTTTCATCAGCAATTAGCCAATGAAGGTGCAACTATAAAAATGTTGCCAGCTTTTCGCCCGGATAAAGCAATGAATAGTGATGATGTTGCTGGATTAAACGAGTATATCGATAAGTTAGAAGGTGTAGTAGATAAAACGATCAGCAAATTTCAAGATTATATTGACGCATTAAAAAGTCGCCATGATTATTTTGCAGCTAATGGTTGCGCAGTTTCCGATCATGGTTTAGAACAGATTTATGCTGAAGATTATACGGATGAAGAAATCTCATTAATTTTTGATAAAATTCGAAGTAAACAAACTATTTCTCACGAAGAAAATTTGAAGTTTAAATCAGCAATGCTGATCTATTTCGCAGAATGGGATCATGAAAAAGGTTGGGTTCAGCAATACCATTTAGGTGCTTTACGTAATAACAACGCCAGGATGTTAAGGCAACTAGGCCCAGATACAGGTTGGGATTCGATTGGTGATTTTAGTCAGGCAAGAATGCTTTCTAAATTTTTAAACCGTTTGGATAATCAGGATAAATTGGCAAAAACCATTATTTATAATTTAAATCCTGCGGATAACGAGCTAATTGCAACAATGATTGGCAATTTTAACGATGGTTCAATTGCAGGTAAAGTTCAATTTGGTTCGGCATGGTGGTTCCTTGATCAAAAAGACGGAATGATTAAGCAATTAAATGCATTATCAAATATGGGTCTTTTGAGTAGATTGGTAGGTATGCTAACAGATTCTCGAAGTTTCCTTTCTTTTCCTCGTCATGAGTATTTCCGAAGAATTGTTTGTAACCTATTTGGAGATGATATTGAGAATGGAGAATTGCCTAACGACATAGAATGGGTAGGCAAAATTGTTCAAGATATTTCGTATTTTAACGCAAAAAATTACTTTAAATTTTAA
- a CDS encoding sugar kinase: MTDSISSLSKQGEKVLSFGEILLRICPDMDGQWLKENKLPFYVGGAELNVATALALWEVPSAYLSAMPDNSITKDIVGYLDERNIDTTPMVFHGDRLGLYYLPKGKDLKNAGVIYDRANSAYADLVVGQINWDKVFQDVTWFHFSAICPAINQSIADVCLEALKIASSKNIAISLDLNYRAKLWKYGKEPINILPELAKYCTLIMGNVWAANKMLGTALHEDLTPTEGYAKETLLQQATDTSKEILSLFPACKAVANTFRFDYGKGIRYYTAIFTEDKLTVSNEYVSEEILDKVGSGDCFMAGLIYGFYNHLPVNETLNFATAAAYDKLYIPSDATTSTVSDIEKRIIRND; the protein is encoded by the coding sequence ATGACCGACTCAATATCATCGTTATCAAAACAAGGAGAAAAAGTTTTAAGCTTCGGAGAAATCCTTTTACGTATTTGTCCGGATATGGACGGCCAGTGGCTTAAGGAAAATAAATTGCCGTTTTATGTTGGTGGAGCAGAGCTAAATGTGGCAACTGCTTTGGCATTATGGGAGGTTCCTTCGGCTTATTTATCGGCAATGCCTGATAATTCCATAACAAAAGATATTGTTGGTTACTTGGATGAAAGAAATATTGATACCACACCAATGGTTTTTCATGGCGACCGTTTAGGTTTATATTATCTTCCGAAGGGTAAGGATTTAAAAAATGCTGGTGTAATTTACGATCGGGCAAATTCTGCTTACGCTGACTTAGTGGTTGGGCAAATAAATTGGGATAAAGTTTTTCAAGACGTTACCTGGTTTCATTTTAGCGCAATTTGTCCGGCAATAAATCAATCCATTGCTGATGTTTGTTTAGAAGCTTTGAAGATTGCTAGCTCGAAAAATATTGCCATTTCTTTAGATCTAAATTACAGAGCTAAGCTTTGGAAATATGGTAAAGAGCCTATTAACATTTTGCCAGAATTAGCTAAATATTGTACATTAATAATGGGAAACGTTTGGGCAGCAAACAAAATGTTAGGTACTGCTTTGCATGAAGATTTAACACCAACTGAAGGTTATGCAAAGGAAACGTTACTGCAACAAGCAACAGATACTTCTAAAGAAATATTAAGTTTGTTTCCGGCATGCAAAGCTGTTGCTAACACTTTCAGGTTTGATTATGGAAAAGGTATTAGATATTACACGGCAATTTTTACTGAAGATAAGCTAACAGTTTCTAATGAATATGTTTCAGAAGAAATTTTAGATAAAGTAGGAAGTGGCGATTGTTTCATGGCTGGATTAATTTATGGTTTTTACAATCATTTGCCGGTTAATGAGACTTTGAATTTTGCAACAGCAGCAGCATACGATAAATTATACATACCAAGTGATGCGACTACAAGTACCGTATCCGATATAGAAAAAAGAATTATACGCAATGATTAG
- a CDS encoding bifunctional 4-hydroxy-2-oxoglutarate aldolase/2-dehydro-3-deoxy-phosphogluconate aldolase, which translates to MISNKHKILDAILEQGMLPLFYQDSEEGSVEILRTLYRAGVRVFEYTNRGKSALPNFKKLKEVRDAEMPDLYLGIGTIKTPADAHAFIEAGTDFIVAPIVNPAVAEIANKIGMLWIPGCMTPTEISVAQEHKAMVIKIFPANILGPEFISSIKDLFAGQLFMPTGGVEINLENLQTWFKSGVCAVGMGSKLISKDVMSKGLYEELFDNTKLALDLITQSK; encoded by the coding sequence ATGATTAGTAACAAGCATAAAATTTTAGATGCCATTTTAGAACAAGGCATGTTACCACTATTTTACCAAGATAGTGAAGAAGGTAGTGTAGAAATTTTAAGAACATTATATCGTGCGGGTGTTCGGGTTTTCGAATATACCAATCGTGGTAAATCAGCATTGCCTAACTTTAAAAAACTTAAAGAAGTGAGAGATGCAGAAATGCCTGATCTTTATTTAGGTATTGGTACCATTAAAACGCCAGCCGATGCACATGCTTTTATCGAAGCCGGAACGGATTTTATTGTAGCACCGATTGTTAATCCTGCGGTTGCAGAAATTGCAAATAAAATTGGTATGCTTTGGATACCAGGTTGTATGACACCTACCGAAATTAGCGTTGCTCAAGAGCATAAAGCGATGGTAATTAAGATTTTCCCGGCAAATATTCTAGGTCCGGAATTTATTTCTTCAATTAAAGATTTATTTGCTGGTCAGCTTTTTATGCCAACAGGTGGAGTGGAAATTAATTTAGAAAACTTGCAAACATGGTTTAAATCTGGCGTTTGTGCAGTTGGAATGGGAAGCAAATTAATCAGTAAGGATGTTATGAGTAAAGGCCTTTACGAAGAACTTTTTGATAACACCAAATTAGCACTGGATTTAATAACTCAAAGTAAATAA
- a CDS encoding MFS transporter, translated as MNQAKIGKYRWTICALLFFATTINYLDRQVLSLTWKDFIAPEFHWTNNDYGNITALFSIFYAVSMLFAGRLVDRLDTKKGFLWAIGVWSFGACLHAFCGIATAGVLNGHWFVGFEGARESIELAKNTGTVISVSVTLFIFARFVLAVGEAGNFPAAIKATAEYFPKKDRAFATSIFNAGATVGALAAPISVPFIAKAYGWEMAFLIIGALGFIWMGFWVFVYKKPELHPKVNAEELAYIQQDIIADRKLADYIEETTDKVSFLDCFKYKQTWAFAFGKFMTDGVWWFFLFWTPAYLSSVYGMDSTESAFPLFVLYMITLLSIIGGWLPTYFVEKKGMNPYEGRMRAMLIFAFFPLLALLAQPLGHITYWIPVIIIGIAGAAHQAWSANIFSTVGDMFPKKAIATITGIGGMAGGIGSFFINKGSGLLFDYTGVNQIVFMGFKGEEAGYFIVFSLCAVCYLIGWTVMKALVPKYKVIELK; from the coding sequence ATGAACCAAGCCAAAATAGGCAAATACAGGTGGACAATTTGTGCACTTCTGTTTTTTGCGACAACGATTAATTATTTAGATAGGCAAGTTCTTTCTTTAACATGGAAAGATTTTATTGCGCCAGAATTTCATTGGACTAACAATGATTATGGAAATATAACTGCTCTATTTTCTATATTTTATGCCGTTTCGATGCTATTTGCTGGTAGGTTAGTCGATCGTTTAGATACAAAAAAAGGTTTTCTTTGGGCAATTGGAGTTTGGTCTTTTGGAGCATGTTTGCATGCTTTTTGCGGTATTGCAACTGCTGGAGTGCTTAATGGACATTGGTTTGTTGGTTTCGAAGGCGCAAGAGAATCAATTGAGCTTGCTAAAAATACAGGAACGGTAATATCAGTAAGTGTAACGCTTTTCATTTTTGCCCGCTTTGTATTGGCAGTTGGTGAAGCTGGAAATTTTCCGGCGGCAATAAAGGCAACAGCCGAATATTTTCCTAAAAAAGATAGGGCATTTGCAACCAGTATATTTAATGCGGGTGCCACAGTAGGAGCACTTGCTGCACCGATATCTGTCCCTTTTATAGCGAAGGCTTACGGTTGGGAAATGGCTTTCTTAATTATTGGTGCGCTCGGTTTTATTTGGATGGGTTTTTGGGTCTTTGTTTATAAAAAACCAGAATTACACCCAAAAGTAAATGCTGAAGAATTGGCTTATATTCAACAGGATATTATTGCTGATCGAAAATTAGCCGATTATATTGAAGAAACTACTGATAAAGTTTCGTTTTTAGATTGTTTTAAATATAAACAAACTTGGGCTTTTGCTTTTGGTAAATTCATGACCGACGGTGTGTGGTGGTTTTTCTTATTCTGGACACCAGCTTATTTAAGTTCTGTTTACGGAATGGATTCTACTGAAAGTGCATTTCCATTATTTGTTCTTTATATGATTACCCTTCTTTCTATTATAGGTGGATGGTTACCTACTTATTTTGTAGAAAAAAAAGGAATGAACCCTTACGAAGGGAGAATGAGAGCAATGTTAATTTTTGCTTTTTTCCCTTTGTTAGCATTGTTGGCGCAGCCTTTAGGCCACATTACTTACTGGATTCCGGTAATAATTATTGGTATTGCAGGTGCCGCTCATCAGGCTTGGTCGGCAAATATCTTTTCTACTGTTGGCGATATGTTTCCTAAAAAAGCCATCGCAACCATTACAGGTATTGGCGGTATGGCGGGCGGTATCGGATCTTTTTTTATCAATAAAGGATCAGGTTTACTGTTCGATTATACAGGTGTAAATCAAATCGTATTTATGGGCTTTAAAGGTGAAGAAGCAGGGTATTTTATCGTGTTTTCATTATGTGCGGTATGTTATTTAATTGGCTGGACCGTTATGAAAGCATTGGTGCCAAAATATAAAGTAATCGAACTAAAATAA
- a CDS encoding NADP-dependent glyceraldehyde-3-phosphate dehydrogenase — MSTTLNLEKIFVEESQIPDEFRLDEEINQKEFLSNGEMKQWDGPFNEVYSPVCVKTPDGLKRKRIGSFPVCTEKESSEALDAAVNAYDNGRGQWPTMSVADRITCVENFTHKMIEQKVIVAKLIMWEIGKSYTDSIKEFDRTVEYIYATIDALKDIDRQSSRFEIEQGIVAQVRRSPLGVVLCMGPFNYPLNETFTTLIPALIMGNTILFKPPKHGTLLHYPLLEAFRSCFPKGVVNTIYGRGNVIVPGLMTSGKINVLTLIGSSKVANELKKLHPKVNRLRAILGLDAKNAAIITKDADLDLAVSETVLGSLSFNGQRCTAIKIVYVHRSIAQEFLKRLSTEVEKLKFGMPWEKGVNLTPLPELNKPEYLKECIDDAVAHGAKVINKNGGETLESFVYPAIMYPVTSSMKLYREEQFGPVIPVVPFDDLEEPIEYLIGSPHGQQVSIFSNNAAVISSLIDPLVNQVSRVNINCQCQRGPDVFPFTGRKDSAEGTLSVVDALRSFSIRSLVATKLTDNNKKLLNEIVGDNDSNFLSTKYIF, encoded by the coding sequence TTGAGCACAACTTTAAACCTCGAAAAAATTTTCGTTGAAGAAAGCCAGATTCCGGATGAATTTAGGCTTGATGAAGAAATCAATCAAAAAGAGTTCTTATCTAATGGAGAAATGAAACAATGGGATGGACCTTTTAATGAGGTTTATTCTCCTGTTTGCGTTAAAACTCCTGATGGATTAAAACGAAAACGTATTGGAAGTTTTCCGGTATGTACAGAAAAAGAATCTTCGGAGGCTTTAGATGCGGCAGTTAATGCGTACGATAACGGCCGCGGCCAATGGCCTACCATGAGTGTTGCGGATCGCATAACTTGTGTAGAAAATTTTACGCATAAAATGATTGAGCAAAAGGTAATTGTTGCCAAATTAATTATGTGGGAAATCGGGAAATCGTATACCGATTCGATTAAGGAATTCGATCGCACAGTTGAATATATTTACGCTACGATTGATGCTTTAAAAGACATCGACAGACAATCTTCGAGGTTCGAAATTGAGCAAGGAATTGTGGCGCAAGTTCGCCGTTCTCCACTGGGCGTTGTGTTGTGTATGGGTCCATTTAATTACCCGCTGAATGAAACTTTTACAACGCTTATTCCAGCTTTAATAATGGGTAACACCATTTTGTTTAAACCACCAAAACACGGTACTTTATTGCATTATCCATTGCTAGAAGCTTTTAGATCATGCTTTCCAAAAGGCGTTGTAAATACAATATACGGTCGTGGAAATGTTATTGTTCCAGGGTTAATGACCTCGGGAAAAATAAACGTACTTACTTTAATCGGATCAAGTAAAGTAGCTAATGAACTTAAAAAACTTCATCCAAAGGTGAATCGCTTAAGGGCAATTTTAGGGCTAGATGCTAAAAATGCGGCGATTATTACTAAAGATGCCGACTTAGATTTAGCTGTTTCTGAAACGGTTTTAGGTTCACTTTCTTTCAACGGACAACGTTGTACAGCTATCAAAATCGTTTATGTTCATCGCAGTATTGCGCAAGAATTTTTGAAACGTTTATCCACGGAAGTAGAAAAATTAAAGTTCGGAATGCCTTGGGAAAAAGGCGTTAACTTAACGCCTCTGCCTGAATTAAATAAGCCCGAATATTTAAAGGAATGTATTGATGATGCAGTTGCTCATGGTGCAAAAGTGATTAACAAAAATGGTGGAGAAACGCTAGAATCTTTTGTTTATCCAGCAATTATGTATCCCGTTACAAGCAGTATGAAATTGTACCGTGAAGAACAATTTGGTCCTGTAATTCCAGTTGTTCCTTTTGATGATTTGGAGGAACCAATTGAGTATTTAATAGGTTCTCCCCACGGACAACAAGTAAGTATTTTCAGTAATAATGCTGCGGTTATTTCCTCTTTAATTGATCCTTTGGTTAATCAGGTAAGTAGGGTAAATATTAATTGCCAATGCCAACGTGGTCCGGATGTGTTTCCGTTTACAGGAAGAAAAGATAGCGCAGAAGGAACGCTTTCTGTTGTTGATGCATTACGATCTTTTTCGATCCGTTCATTGGTAGCGACTAAGCTTACTGATAATAACAAGAAGTTATTGAACGAAATTGTAGGTGATAACGACTCTAACTTTTTAAGTACGAAGTATATTTTTTAA
- a CDS encoding rhamnogalacturonan acetylesterase produces MKKHIYIVLTLTVFTTLLSFTIFQNKTTVYIIGDSTAANKNPNTFPETGWGMALQSFFKADVVVDNRALNGRSTKSFLNEKRWEPILEKLVAGDYVFIEFGHNDEKVEKPAVGTSLAEFKINLVNYVNQTRSKKAIPILLTPISRRSFKNGVLIDSHGDYPKITRQVADSLKVPLIDMLIKTEGLLNQLGDVQSIKLFNHVDSGNVNYPKGKKDDTHLSPDGAKQVAGLVVKGIKELKLSLVKKLN; encoded by the coding sequence ATGAAAAAGCATATTTACATCGTTTTAACACTTACCGTTTTTACAACCCTTTTATCTTTTACGATTTTTCAAAATAAAACAACTGTCTATATCATTGGAGATTCTACAGCGGCAAATAAAAATCCAAATACTTTCCCGGAAACGGGTTGGGGAATGGCACTACAATCATTTTTTAAAGCCGATGTTGTGGTAGATAATCGTGCTTTAAATGGTAGAAGTACCAAATCTTTTTTAAACGAAAAGCGTTGGGAACCGATTTTAGAAAAGTTAGTTGCGGGTGATTATGTTTTTATAGAATTTGGACATAACGATGAAAAAGTGGAAAAACCTGCAGTTGGAACATCTTTGGCAGAATTTAAAATTAATCTGGTTAATTACGTTAATCAAACTCGAAGTAAAAAAGCTATTCCGATTTTGCTTACTCCAATATCTAGAAGAAGTTTTAAAAACGGAGTGCTGATAGATTCACATGGTGATTATCCAAAAATAACCAGACAAGTTGCAGATTCTTTAAAAGTTCCTTTGATAGATATGTTAATTAAAACGGAAGGTTTACTTAATCAATTAGGCGATGTTCAATCTATTAAGCTTTTTAATCATGTCGATTCTGGTAACGTAAATTATCCTAAAGGGAAAAAAGATGATACACATTTAAGTCCTGATGGCGCTAAGCAAGTTGCCGGTTTAGTTGTAAAAGGTATTAAGGAACTGAAATTGAGTTTGGTTAAAAAATTAAATTAA